A part of Candidatus Poribacteria bacterium genomic DNA contains:
- a CDS encoding MBL fold metallo-hydrolase: protein MKNIFLRWWGCGAFDVRFGDINIAFDPYLFNQNLADAEPIYDYIFISHEHFDHCHPVTLQKLCCGERFKKLFVNVGCMTPAQPIAEKYGDAAFERDLPITKYVPADKVEVLYPKHLNEKQGVSRAFQGSDTLDLGNIQVETIESGENQTPDLPTNGYLITHTTQNVSVLHTGDLHEPYPALVNLRGKVDFLIHMKLGLGEGLSSRLIELVELIQPRFVIPTHYRTDRKSDPIPAGHWPPNVTDEMAFIESIREIVGDRTHLLPFTAGIEYAVRMPEKRVIWKWEWFNTWDVPPWRA from the coding sequence ATGAAAAATATATTTCTGAGATGGTGGGGATGCGGCGCATTTGACGTACGCTTTGGAGATATCAATATCGCTTTCGATCCATATCTATTCAATCAGAATTTAGCCGATGCTGAACCGATATACGACTACATCTTCATATCCCACGAACACTTCGACCACTGCCATCCCGTAACCTTGCAGAAGTTATGTTGTGGCGAGCGTTTTAAAAAGTTGTTTGTCAATGTCGGTTGTATGACACCCGCACAACCCATCGCCGAGAAATACGGTGATGCCGCTTTTGAACGCGACCTACCGATTACCAAATACGTCCCCGCTGATAAGGTTGAGGTCCTTTACCCGAAGCATCTCAACGAAAAACAGGGAGTATCGCGCGCCTTTCAAGGCTCAGATACGCTTGATCTTGGAAATATTCAGGTCGAGACGATTGAAAGCGGCGAGAACCAAACGCCTGATCTCCCGACAAACGGGTATCTGATAACCCACACAACACAGAATGTTTCCGTCTTACATACGGGCGACTTACACGAACCCTATCCAGCGTTGGTAAACCTCCGCGGCAAAGTCGATTTCCTGATTCACATGAAACTCGGTCTCGGTGAAGGGCTTTCTTCTCGGCTTATAGAACTCGTAGAGTTAATCCAACCCCGTTTCGTGATACCGACGCATTATCGAACCGATCGAAAATCCGACCCGATACCAGCGGGACATTGGCCCCCGAACGTCACCGATGAAATGGCGTTTATTGAATCCATCCGTGAAATTGTGGGAGACAGAACGCACCTCCTCCCTTTCACCGCGGGCATAGAATACGCGGTAAGAATGCCCGAGAAACGGGTTATCTGGAAATGGGAGTGGTTCAACACATGGGATGTTCCGCCTTGGAGAGCGTAA
- a CDS encoding Gfo/Idh/MocA family oxidoreductase, with the protein MFILLIWRTFIVSTTSRVRVAFYGCGNFANRTRIPNLLETNSVDIVAACDSNLQTAQETAERFKIPSVYQDAHEMLDTEAVDVLYSIVPAYVRTNVESTAAGKGIHIFSEKPQALTMEVAHRINNAIRQAGVISTVGFRERYRPIFQEARRYLMDKHIVHVRFQSFGGLPPSTEGGPKTWWEEVDKSGGSALDWGVHATDYTRFMTGLNVAKSQAFYCERPAYANALSTSFNYCFENGATMTLSFVAAGPGPKSEPRFTIFYEGGCLEIHGYDRIVVNGVVLYQADEFDPWLEQDKTFIRAIQSADASLLQSDYYDGLFSLAPILAGWESSRRGGACMDVAAFMDDA; encoded by the coding sequence ATCTTTATCTTACTAATTTGGAGAACATTTATCGTGTCAACAACATCGCGCGTCCGGGTCGCTTTCTATGGATGTGGAAACTTCGCGAACCGGACCCGAATTCCGAACCTATTAGAGACAAATTCGGTGGATATTGTCGCTGCCTGCGATAGCAACTTGCAGACGGCACAGGAAACAGCCGAACGCTTCAAGATTCCAAGCGTCTACCAAGACGCACACGAAATGCTTGACACCGAAGCAGTTGACGTGCTATACTCTATCGTACCGGCATATGTACGAACCAATGTTGAGTCAACCGCCGCAGGAAAGGGGATCCACATCTTCAGTGAGAAGCCTCAGGCACTCACAATGGAGGTTGCCCACCGAATTAATAATGCCATTCGGCAAGCCGGTGTTATCAGCACCGTTGGGTTTCGCGAACGGTATCGTCCGATCTTCCAAGAAGCACGTCGATATTTGATGGACAAACACATCGTGCATGTCCGATTTCAGAGTTTCGGCGGCTTACCGCCCTCAACAGAAGGCGGCCCCAAAACGTGGTGGGAAGAGGTGGATAAATCTGGTGGAAGTGCCCTCGATTGGGGAGTGCACGCCACGGATTACACTCGATTCATGACGGGATTGAACGTTGCCAAATCCCAAGCGTTTTATTGTGAACGTCCGGCTTATGCGAACGCGCTGTCTACCAGTTTCAATTACTGCTTTGAAAACGGTGCTACGATGACGCTTAGCTTTGTCGCAGCCGGTCCAGGTCCGAAAAGTGAACCGCGATTTACCATTTTCTATGAAGGCGGATGCCTCGAAATTCACGGATACGATAGGATTGTCGTGAATGGTGTCGTCCTTTATCAAGCGGACGAATTCGATCCGTGGTTGGAACAGGATAAAACGTTTATCCGCGCCATTCAGTCTGCGGATGCAAGCCTTTTACAAAGTGATTATTACGATGGGCTCTTCTCTTTAGCCCCTATTTTGGCGGGTTGGGAGTCTTCCCGACGTGGTGGAGCGTGTATGGATGTCGCAGCATTCATGGATGATGCATAA
- a CDS encoding IS1 family transposase — MQKKITREKFSQNLKPRLPRLGRCGLQPLKPSLLHTNGFCVILFSIKFLGRDTAMNCPRCKREDAIKNGKARERQRYKCKSCGFQFTRLTSRGRPPWQRALAVFLYCRGISISTIARMFSVAPSTIFKWVRKFGTPLGPSPDSDTEGTVLLDDAEISKYLKTQSESCESGKIFVVIPEDVSSENVVVGIKRD, encoded by the coding sequence ATGCAAAAAAAAATAACAAGGGAAAAATTTTCCCAAAATCTAAAACCAAGGCTCCCTCGTCTCGGTAGATGCGGTTTGCAACCCCTAAAACCGAGTTTATTGCATACGAACGGTTTTTGTGTTATACTGTTTTCTATCAAATTCTTAGGGAGGGATACCGCAATGAACTGTCCGCGCTGCAAACGGGAAGATGCCATCAAAAATGGGAAAGCTAGGGAACGCCAACGTTATAAATGTAAATCTTGTGGATTCCAGTTTACACGACTGACCTCCCGTGGGAGACCGCCGTGGCAAAGAGCCTTAGCGGTGTTCCTATACTGTCGTGGGATTTCCATAAGTACAATCGCGCGGATGTTTTCAGTAGCACCCAGTACCATCTTCAAATGGGTTCGGAAGTTTGGCACGCCCCTTGGACCCTCGCCTGATTCTGATACAGAGGGTACAGTTCTTCTTGACGACGCTGAAATATCAAAGTATCTGAAAACCCAGAGTGAAAGTTGCGAATCCGGAAAGATTTTTGTCGTCATACCGGAAGATGTGTCATCTGAGAACGTAGTCGTCGGCATAAAGCGAGATTAA
- a CDS encoding alanine--glyoxylate aminotransferase family protein, protein MKKWLFTPGPTPIPSEALLAMAQPIDYHRSADAVALIKDILEKLKHVFQTENDVLFLTSSGTGAMEGAVANLLSPRDSVIVIRSGKFGERWSDICTAYGIEVIPIDVTYGDSVEPQTVEALLTEHPDVKAVFATLCETSTGALHDIEALAGLTRVRPTLLVVDAVSALAADDLQMDNWGVDVVVSCSQKGLMTPPGLAFAALNQRAWDAVKCSDLPKYYLDFQKAYQSGLEGSVPYTPAVTLLAALQCALNRICAEGIRSTIARHNRLAVATRSAIKALGLSLFATSPANTLTSIRLPTEIDGKAFVNLMRDTYGITYAGGQSQLSGKIVRIAHLGWMDENDAIVAISAFERGLCSIGYDVPLGAGVTAAQELLNVREARNEVFSY, encoded by the coding sequence ATGAAAAAATGGCTTTTCACACCCGGTCCCACGCCGATTCCGTCTGAAGCGTTATTGGCAATGGCGCAACCGATAGACTATCACCGCAGCGCGGATGCTGTCGCCCTCATCAAAGATATTCTCGAAAAACTCAAACACGTTTTCCAAACCGAAAACGATGTCCTCTTTCTAACATCGTCTGGAACCGGTGCTATGGAAGGCGCAGTTGCCAACCTATTATCTCCCCGAGACAGCGTCATTGTCATTCGGAGCGGTAAATTCGGGGAACGCTGGAGCGACATCTGCACCGCTTATGGCATTGAAGTGATACCGATTGACGTAACGTATGGGGATTCTGTTGAACCACAGACAGTGGAAGCCCTCTTAACGGAACACCCCGATGTAAAAGCTGTCTTTGCAACGCTCTGTGAGACCTCGACGGGTGCCTTGCACGACATCGAGGCGTTGGCAGGTCTAACGCGCGTGCGTCCGACGCTCTTGGTTGTTGACGCTGTGAGCGCACTCGCTGCCGATGATTTACAGATGGATAATTGGGGCGTGGACGTTGTTGTCTCCTGCTCCCAGAAAGGTCTAATGACACCACCCGGGCTGGCGTTCGCCGCGCTCAACCAACGCGCATGGGATGCTGTTAAGTGTTCTGACCTTCCGAAGTACTATCTCGACTTCCAAAAAGCATACCAGAGCGGTTTGGAAGGGTCTGTTCCCTACACACCGGCGGTGACACTGCTGGCAGCACTTCAATGTGCCTTAAATCGCATCTGTGCGGAGGGCATTCGCAGTACCATTGCCCGCCACAATCGCTTGGCAGTCGCGACCCGAAGTGCGATTAAAGCACTGGGGCTTTCGCTCTTTGCAACGTCTCCAGCGAATACCTTGACCTCTATTCGTTTGCCAACGGAAATTGATGGGAAAGCGTTTGTCAATTTGATGCGCGACACATACGGGATCACCTATGCTGGCGGTCAGAGTCAGTTAAGCGGCAAAATCGTCCGGATCGCACATCTCGGCTGGATGGATGAAAACGATGCTATTGTCGCCATTTCTGCCTTCGAGCGGGGGCTCTGCTCCATCGGATATGACGTTCCCCTAGGTGCTGGCGTTACCGCTGCACAGGAACTTTTAAATGTTCGCGAGGCGAGAAATGAGGTGTTTTCTTATTGA